One segment of Dolichospermum sp. DET69 DNA contains the following:
- a CDS encoding cation-transporting P-type ATPase, whose amino-acid sequence MPLNSHIWTLTPIDVYKTLTTTPQGISEVEANIRLKQSGYNELPEPKTRPLILRFTDQLTHFMALLLWVAGILAFISQTPELGWAIWAVIWINAIFSFWQEYQAEKALSALKKILPSQAKVYRDGKLSVIATRELVSGDVMQLEEGDKISADARIVECQSLYVDVSILTGESLPVPRICEPVTADNIHASESNNLVFAGSTVAAGRGLAVVYATGTHTEFGQVAHLTANVKREASTLEVEISRVVHIITIIALSMGVVIFLLTKLLVGMQLKESFIFAIGIIVAFVPEGLLPTVSLSLAIGVKRMAKQNALVRRLSAVETLSATTVICTDKTGTLTKNEMTVRQLWIPNININVTGVGYEPKGEVEIKSPENESQVRLMLAGAALCSNARLNHPPNSNQWQVLGDPTEAALLVAAIKADLQLEELQKQAPRVKEIPFDSHRRMMTVLLSGNLELDNTGNSQYLIFTKGATLDVLEHSRYLWHPGKKLELTENQREEIITANDQLASQGYRVLAVATSQGGTELNQLDNNLLEQDLTFLGLVAMIDPPRAEVADAIALCHRAGIQVTMITGDYGLTAAAIAQRIGLVNGKARIITGEQLGHLSDTQLRQILHKHKTGLVFARVIPEQKLRLVEAYKHLGHIVAVTGDGVNDAPALRAANIGIAMGISGTDVAREAADIVLIDDNFATIVSAIEQGRAVYQNIRKFMTYILASNMAEFLPFLAMVFLKIPPALVILQILAIDLGTDMLPALALGAEKPETGSMELPPRKKSKPLLDLSLLLRAYCFLGLLEGLAGMAGFFFVWWSNGYNLTQLQALSPSILSHSADATIMAIYYQATTMTLAVIVACQDGNVFACRSERISILRLGFFSNPFIWAGIAVEWVLIFSIIYSPTLQKIFSTASLPLSYLLILLFCPPFILIADELRKRMIMNDSH is encoded by the coding sequence TCATATTTGGACACTGACACCTATAGATGTTTATAAAACTCTAACAACAACCCCCCAAGGTATCAGCGAGGTAGAAGCCAATATCAGATTAAAACAATCCGGTTATAACGAACTTCCCGAACCCAAAACACGGCCTTTAATCCTGCGTTTTACCGACCAATTAACCCATTTTATGGCCTTGCTTTTATGGGTAGCAGGAATATTAGCTTTTATTTCCCAAACACCAGAATTAGGTTGGGCAATTTGGGCTGTTATTTGGATTAATGCTATTTTTAGTTTTTGGCAAGAATATCAAGCCGAAAAGGCCTTATCTGCTTTAAAAAAAATCCTCCCTTCCCAAGCCAAAGTTTATCGAGATGGCAAATTATCGGTAATTGCTACCCGTGAATTAGTTAGCGGGGATGTCATGCAGTTAGAAGAAGGTGATAAAATTTCCGCTGATGCCAGAATTGTGGAATGTCAGTCTTTATATGTAGATGTCTCCATACTCACAGGGGAATCTTTACCCGTTCCCCGAATCTGCGAACCTGTTACCGCAGACAATATCCACGCTTCCGAATCCAATAACTTAGTATTTGCCGGTTCTACCGTAGCCGCAGGTCGGGGACTCGCGGTAGTCTATGCCACAGGCACACATACAGAATTTGGTCAAGTTGCCCATCTTACTGCCAATGTGAAGCGAGAAGCCAGCACTTTAGAAGTGGAGATTTCTAGGGTAGTTCACATCATTACCATCATTGCCTTGAGTATGGGTGTGGTGATATTTTTACTCACTAAGTTGCTGGTAGGAATGCAACTCAAGGAAAGTTTCATTTTTGCCATTGGCATTATTGTGGCATTTGTTCCCGAAGGTTTACTACCTACCGTGAGTTTATCATTGGCAATTGGTGTTAAACGCATGGCTAAACAAAATGCTTTGGTGCGGCGTTTATCTGCGGTAGAAACTTTGAGCGCAACTACGGTTATTTGCACTGATAAAACCGGGACTTTGACTAAAAATGAAATGACTGTGCGCCAATTGTGGATTCCTAATATTAATATTAATGTGACTGGGGTAGGTTATGAACCCAAGGGAGAAGTAGAAATCAAATCTCCTGAAAATGAATCTCAGGTGCGGTTAATGTTAGCTGGGGCTGCACTTTGTTCTAATGCGCGGTTAAATCATCCCCCCAATTCTAATCAATGGCAAGTATTAGGTGATCCTACAGAAGCAGCGTTATTAGTGGCAGCAATTAAGGCAGATTTGCAGTTGGAGGAGTTACAAAAACAAGCCCCAAGAGTTAAGGAAATTCCTTTTGATTCTCACCGCAGAATGATGACGGTTTTATTATCAGGTAATTTAGAATTAGATAATACTGGAAATTCTCAATATCTGATTTTTACGAAAGGTGCAACTTTAGATGTATTAGAACATTCGCGGTATTTATGGCATCCAGGAAAAAAACTGGAACTGACGGAAAACCAGCGCGAGGAAATCATTACCGCTAATGATCAACTAGCTAGTCAGGGTTATCGTGTTTTAGCTGTGGCTACAAGTCAAGGTGGCACGGAATTAAACCAACTAGATAATAATTTATTAGAACAGGATTTGACTTTTTTAGGATTGGTGGCGATGATTGATCCACCACGTGCAGAAGTTGCTGATGCGATCGCTCTTTGTCATCGTGCAGGTATTCAAGTTACCATGATTACAGGTGATTATGGCTTAACAGCAGCGGCAATTGCCCAACGGATTGGTTTAGTTAACGGTAAAGCTAGAATTATCACTGGGGAACAATTAGGACATCTTTCTGATACTCAATTACGGCAAATTCTCCACAAGCACAAAACAGGATTGGTATTTGCCAGAGTTATCCCAGAACAGAAACTTAGATTAGTTGAAGCATATAAACACCTTGGTCATATCGTTGCTGTGACTGGTGATGGTGTCAACGATGCCCCCGCTTTACGGGCTGCAAATATTGGTATTGCGATGGGAATTAGCGGTACAGATGTTGCTCGTGAAGCTGCGGATATTGTGCTGATAGATGATAATTTTGCCACCATCGTTTCTGCTATTGAACAGGGGAGAGCGGTATATCAAAACATCCGTAAATTCATGACTTATATCCTCGCTTCTAATATGGCGGAATTTTTGCCCTTCTTAGCAATGGTGTTTCTGAAAATACCCCCAGCTTTGGTAATTTTACAAATATTAGCCATTGACTTAGGTACAGATATGTTACCTGCATTGGCATTAGGGGCAGAAAAACCGGAAACTGGTTCGATGGAATTACCACCCCGGAAAAAATCAAAACCACTATTAGATTTATCTTTACTACTGCGTGCTTACTGCTTTTTAGGACTGTTGGAAGGTTTAGCAGGTATGGCGGGATTTTTCTTTGTTTGGTGGAGTAATGGCTATAATCTTACTCAATTACAGGCACTTAGTCCGAGTATTCTATCTCATTCAGCAGATGCTACGATTATGGCTATTTATTACCAAGCCACAACGATGACTTTAGCGGTAATTGTCGCTTGTCAAGATGGTAACGTTTTTGCCTGTCGTTCGGAACGAATTTCAATTTTGCGTTTGGGCTTTTTTAGTAACCCTTTTATTTGGGCAGGAATTGCAGTGGAATGGGTATTAATATTTTCAATTATTTATTCTCCTACTTTACAAAAAATCTTTTCTACTGCATCTTTACCACTATCTTATTTATTAATATTATTGTTTTGTCCACCGTTCATTTTAATAGCTGATGAACTGAGAAAACGCATGATTATGAACGACTCACACTGA
- a CDS encoding SDR family NAD(P)-dependent oxidoreductase translates to MKIQGKVALITGASRGIGKAIALELAKQGMKRLILIARDRQKLAEVAAEIEALGVETTIMALDLTQSINVNIAVAQLWRSYGPIHLLVNCAGVAHQNSFLQSKLPQLQEELSVNLMGMYTLTSLIAKRMVSQKRGIIVNVSSLMGKVAAPTMATYSATKFAIVGFTQALRQELAQHNVRVIALLPSLTETDMVRDLQSFRGVIPMTPEQVAQALVIGIENDTAEILVGWQSHLAVLCQRFAPWLLEIILQLATPKKPLPDAVG, encoded by the coding sequence ATGAAGATTCAAGGAAAAGTTGCACTTATTACCGGGGCTTCCCGTGGGATCGGTAAAGCGATCGCTTTAGAATTAGCCAAACAAGGCATGAAAAGGTTAATATTGATAGCCCGCGATCGCCAAAAGTTAGCCGAAGTAGCCGCAGAAATCGAAGCTTTAGGCGTAGAGACCACAATCATGGCCTTAGACTTAACTCAATCAATCAACGTCAACATCGCTGTAGCCCAACTTTGGCGCAGTTATGGACCAATTCACCTACTGGTAAACTGTGCCGGAGTCGCACACCAAAACTCATTTCTGCAATCAAAACTTCCCCAACTCCAAGAAGAACTCTCCGTCAATTTGATGGGAATGTATACCCTCACCAGTTTGATAGCCAAACGCATGGTTAGTCAAAAAAGGGGGATCATTGTCAATGTCTCCAGTTTAATGGGGAAAGTTGCCGCCCCGACAATGGCCACATATTCTGCCACTAAGTTTGCCATTGTCGGATTTACCCAGGCACTACGTCAAGAACTTGCCCAACACAATGTCCGTGTTATCGCCTTACTTCCTTCCCTCACCGAAACAGACATGGTGCGTGACTTGCAATCATTCCGGGGAGTGATTCCCATGACACCCGAACAAGTCGCCCAAGCCCTCGTTATCGGCATAGAAAACGATACCGCAGAAATCCTAGTAGGATGGCAATCTCACCTAGCCGTATTATGCCAACGTTTCGCCCCTTGGTTACTAGAGATTATCTTGCAACTAGCAACACCCAAGAAACCATTACCTGATGCTGTGGGATAA
- a CDS encoding tetratricopeptide repeat protein: MDWTTILKAQQTDFIQRLKSGDLLHCEKEGQHSELTVISGERLKQLRNFCWEMANKFKQQYDVKNIFFNNMKGKLGEEVVKIRLGDFVTEIDYEKRIGGDGKIDFTLTSDSSIGIQVKTRYGYFDKVQWTIDREEIEKNAVLVCILCQEEFSETEKEYGLIVAGFLPMNMIKSIGDKTLVGIDELLYPGGLRGYLENLSFYDADKYINLGDECIVKEDYQGAITNYSQALQLNPKNAEIYFKRAETHHQLGNFQDAINDYSQAIYINPKDAYSYNNRGIIYEKFGYIDYAINDYEKALKINPKEAVVYLNLAITYYNLDVDCNYYNNIINRDELIINYLNQALNINPNLYKAYHVRGKFRFQIGDVAGAFEDFNIVLKFDPDYALNIYTYLAEVYYYRGNYYSEIGNKKNGLENLNLAANLYKKINNEFSYKRTIDYIEYVESKYVEYNFDDNDVELKSAVGMNYTRLRDLLAAGKWKEADEETTRVMLAVAKREQLGSLDFNSINNFPCEDLNTIDKLWVRYNGWGLGMLDVFSRIDNCKL; the protein is encoded by the coding sequence ATGGACTGGACAACAATACTCAAGGCACAGCAGACTGATTTTATTCAAAGACTGAAATCTGGTGACTTACTCCATTGTGAGAAGGAAGGCCAGCATAGTGAGTTGACGGTTATCTCTGGAGAGAGGTTAAAGCAATTACGGAATTTTTGCTGGGAGATGGCTAATAAATTTAAGCAACAATACGATGTTAAGAACATCTTCTTCAATAATATGAAGGGAAAGCTGGGTGAGGAAGTTGTTAAAATCCGTTTAGGTGATTTTGTAACTGAAATTGATTATGAAAAACGCATTGGTGGAGATGGAAAAATTGATTTTACTTTAACTTCTGATTCATCAATTGGTATTCAGGTTAAAACCCGTTATGGATATTTTGATAAGGTTCAATGGACAATTGATAGAGAAGAAATTGAAAAAAATGCTGTTTTAGTTTGTATTTTATGTCAAGAAGAATTTAGTGAAACAGAAAAAGAATATGGTCTTATTGTAGCTGGGTTTTTACCAATGAATATGATTAAATCAATTGGTGATAAAACTTTAGTTGGAATAGATGAATTACTTTATCCTGGTGGGTTGCGTGGCTATTTAGAGAATTTATCATTTTATGATGCTGACAAATATATCAACTTAGGTGATGAGTGTATTGTAAAAGAAGATTATCAAGGTGCTATTACCAATTATAGTCAAGCGTTACAACTAAATCCCAAAAATGCTGAAATATATTTCAAACGAGCAGAAACTCATCATCAACTGGGAAACTTTCAGGATGCTATAAATGATTATAGTCAAGCAATATACATTAATCCTAAAGACGCTTACTCTTATAATAACAGAGGAATTATTTACGAAAAATTTGGTTATATAGACTATGCTATTAATGATTATGAGAAAGCACTAAAAATTAATCCTAAAGAAGCTGTAGTCTATTTGAATTTAGCAATTACTTACTATAACCTAGATGTAGATTGCAATTATTACAATAATATTATAAATAGAGATGAACTAATCATCAATTATTTGAATCAAGCGTTAAATATTAATCCTAACTTATATAAAGCATACCATGTTAGAGGAAAATTTCGTTTTCAAATAGGAGATGTAGCAGGTGCATTTGAGGATTTTAATATTGTATTAAAATTTGATCCTGACTATGCCTTAAATATTTATACATATCTTGCAGAAGTATACTACTATCGGGGAAATTACTATAGCGAAATAGGAAATAAAAAAAACGGACTTGAAAATTTGAATTTGGCAGCTAATCTATATAAAAAAATAAATAATGAATTTAGTTATAAACGTACTATTGACTATATCGAATATGTTGAATCAAAATATGTTGAATATAATTTTGATGATAATGATGTTGAGCTAAAATCAGCAGTAGGTATGAATTATACCCGTCTTCGTGACTTACTCGCAGCAGGGAAATGGAAAGAGGCTGATGAAGAAACAACGCGAGTTATGTTAGCAGTTGCAAAAAGGGAGCAGCTAGGCTCGCTAGATTTTAACAGCATTAATAATTTCCCATGTGAAGACCTCAATACGATTGATAAATTGTGGGTAAGATACAATGGGTGGGGTCTTGGTATGTTGGATGTCTTCTCTCGCATCGACAATTGTAAACTGTAA
- a CDS encoding Rieske 2Fe-2S domain-containing protein, with translation MVQTQSIINQTFITEILPGGSNPDTFELAQSWYPVHYLQDLDKSKPTPFTLLGKDIVIWWDQKVETWQVFIDQCPHRLAPLSEGRINEDGLLECPYHGWTFAGDGSCQKIPQQVAGGKAETSPRACVSSFPTTEKQGLLFVYAGNPENATNTKVPVVEPIEAAPEGWVIINTFRDVPYDALTLLENILDPSHIAFTHHLTVGNRANAAPLELEIVESGKYGFEGIWKQGLKAGQSGKLSTTFIAPGLMWHDINAEKGRILTVVYAVPIRKGECRIIARFPFKFKSKLPGFFIKIRPRWYVHIGQNGVLEDDQIFLHYQERYLAAKGGSANFNKAFYLATKADTFVSALRQWVNQYHGETFPGESLPPLLLNKEVMLERYHSHTEKCASCRQALERIQQLKFWCGVFTILALASSPLLAFLVETKSPLVVITETFVPLLLSAAWWKLSGLEKQFYQGRKIPPRNLPEKTR, from the coding sequence ATGGTGCAAACACAATCTATTATTAACCAAACTTTCATCACAGAAATATTACCTGGAGGTAGTAATCCAGATACTTTTGAATTAGCCCAATCCTGGTATCCAGTTCACTATCTTCAAGATTTAGATAAATCAAAACCTACTCCTTTCACTCTTTTGGGCAAAGATATTGTAATTTGGTGGGATCAAAAAGTTGAGACTTGGCAAGTATTTATAGATCAATGTCCCCACCGTCTTGCACCTCTTTCGGAAGGGAGAATTAATGAAGATGGATTGTTAGAATGTCCTTATCACGGCTGGACATTTGCAGGAGATGGAAGTTGTCAAAAAATTCCCCAACAGGTTGCAGGAGGAAAAGCAGAAACTTCTCCCAGGGCTTGTGTATCATCTTTCCCAACCACAGAAAAACAAGGATTATTATTTGTCTATGCTGGTAATCCAGAAAATGCCACAAATACTAAAGTTCCTGTTGTTGAACCCATAGAAGCAGCACCGGAAGGATGGGTAATTATTAACACTTTTAGAGATGTTCCTTATGATGCTTTAACATTATTAGAAAATATCCTTGATCCTAGTCATATTGCCTTTACCCATCATCTGACAGTGGGAAATCGTGCCAATGCTGCACCTTTAGAATTAGAAATAGTTGAATCAGGAAAATATGGTTTTGAAGGGATTTGGAAACAAGGATTAAAAGCGGGACAATCGGGAAAACTTTCCACAACATTTATTGCTCCTGGTTTAATGTGGCATGATATTAATGCTGAAAAAGGCAGAATTTTAACTGTTGTTTATGCTGTCCCCATTCGCAAAGGTGAATGTCGCATAATTGCTCGTTTTCCTTTTAAGTTCAAGTCTAAACTACCAGGATTTTTTATTAAAATTCGCCCTCGTTGGTATGTCCATATTGGTCAAAATGGTGTTTTGGAAGATGATCAAATTTTTCTCCATTATCAAGAACGTTATTTAGCCGCTAAAGGTGGTAGTGCTAATTTTAATAAAGCCTTTTACCTAGCAACAAAAGCAGATACTTTTGTTTCCGCGTTGCGTCAATGGGTAAATCAATATCATGGGGAAACATTTCCTGGAGAATCTTTGCCACCACTTTTATTAAATAAAGAAGTGATGCTAGAAAGATATCATTCCCATACAGAAAAATGTGCTAGTTGTCGTCAGGCTTTAGAGAGAATTCAACAGTTAAAATTTTGGTGTGGTGTTTTTACTATTCTCGCTTTAGCTAGTAGTCCTTTATTAGCATTTTTGGTAGAAACAAAATCGCCTTTAGTTGTGATAACAGAAACATTTGTTCCTTTGTTGTTAAGTGCAGCATGGTGGAAATTAAGTGGGTTAGAAAAACAGTTTTATCAAGGAAGAAAGATCCCCCCGCGCAATTTACCGGAGAAAACAAGATAA
- the crcB gene encoding fluoride efflux transporter CrcB has protein sequence MLQQAEIRIPIAISLGAIAGALSRYYLTLWFTNRLGFAFPYGTFFINISGCLAMGFFTTLAMEKTAMIAPEIKLIIATGFLGAYTTFSTFGLDTVGLLQRGHWLAGTGYFIGSTILGIISVQLGMIIARLFN, from the coding sequence ATGTTACAACAGGCAGAAATTCGTATTCCCATTGCTATTAGTCTGGGGGCAATAGCTGGGGCTTTAAGTCGTTATTATTTAACTTTGTGGTTTACGAACCGCCTTGGTTTTGCTTTTCCCTATGGAACTTTTTTTATTAATATTAGCGGTTGTTTAGCAATGGGTTTTTTCACAACTTTGGCTATGGAAAAAACAGCTATGATTGCTCCAGAAATTAAGTTAATTATTGCTACAGGATTTTTAGGTGCGTATACTACTTTTTCTACTTTTGGTTTAGATACAGTAGGTTTATTACAACGTGGTCATTGGTTAGCTGGGACTGGTTATTTTATTGGTAGTACGATTTTAGGAATTATCAGTGTTCAATTAGGGATGATTATTGCTAGACTTTTTAATTAA
- a CDS encoding Uma2 family endonuclease, giving the protein MQSPLYLFTVEEYLELEQSSDIRHEYFSGEVFAMAGGSKEHNIITLNIASSLRSHLRGSSCNVFMSDMKVKINLANENKTIFYYPDVIVSCDSQDQDRYALNYPCLIIEVLSPSTETIDRREKLVNYRTLPSLREYVLISQDEVKVEIYRQDQKGNWTIQNLINIEDSLYLDSVDMTLKMADIYEDVISI; this is encoded by the coding sequence ATGCAGTCCCCTCTCTACCTCTTTACTGTAGAAGAATATCTGGAATTAGAACAATCTAGTGATATTCGTCATGAGTATTTTAGTGGTGAAGTCTTTGCTATGGCTGGAGGTAGTAAAGAACACAATATAATTACCCTAAATATTGCTAGTAGTTTACGTTCTCATTTGCGGGGTAGTTCCTGTAATGTCTTCATGTCAGATATGAAAGTGAAGATAAATTTAGCCAATGAAAATAAAACTATATTTTACTATCCTGATGTTATCGTCAGTTGCGATTCTCAGGATCAAGACCGTTATGCTTTAAATTATCCTTGTTTAATTATAGAAGTTTTATCACCAAGCACAGAAACAATAGATAGACGGGAAAAACTTGTCAATTACCGAACTTTACCAAGTTTACGAGAATATGTATTAATTTCTCAAGATGAAGTCAAAGTAGAAATTTATCGTCAAGATCAAAAAGGAAATTGGACAATACAAAATTTGATTAATATCGAAGATAGCTTATATTTAGATTCAGTTGATATGACTCTAAAAATGGCTGATATATATGAAGATGTCATCAGTATTTAA
- a CDS encoding carotenoid biosynthesis protein: MRQLVIVERVCLIGHIVSMVFGLVGILIVIPNAELIVSLSEVGQSVMQWSMAGGGVAYMIFGAVGVFLYAYRTLGLGRALGFLIPSLSISLTSELLGTSTGFPFGHYSYLSGLGYKISGLVPFTIPLSWFYVGCVSYVLARAGLEVDKKPSLFRHVGAVVLGALLLTSWDFVLDPAMSQTSLPFWYWQQPGAFFGMPYQNFAGWMGTGSLFMTVAALLWSKNPIKLEHYQLNVPLLVYLGNFGFATVMSLAAGFPIPVLLGVLLGVAPAVLLWYKGSSASATVNIEAATKEVAVANVKVAFK; encoded by the coding sequence ATGAGACAACTTGTTATCGTCGAGCGCGTATGCCTAATTGGTCATATCGTTTCCATGGTATTTGGACTGGTGGGGATATTAATTGTTATTCCCAATGCTGAATTAATTGTCAGCTTATCAGAGGTCGGACAGAGCGTCATGCAGTGGAGTATGGCGGGTGGCGGTGTGGCATATATGATTTTTGGAGCGGTGGGAGTGTTCCTCTATGCTTACCGAACTTTGGGTTTGGGACGCGCTTTAGGATTTTTAATCCCATCTTTATCAATTTCCCTAACCAGTGAATTACTAGGAACTAGCACAGGCTTTCCTTTTGGTCACTACAGCTATTTAAGTGGATTGGGATACAAAATTTCTGGGTTAGTACCTTTTACAATACCCCTTTCATGGTTTTATGTGGGATGTGTTTCTTATGTGTTGGCGCGGGCGGGTTTAGAAGTAGATAAAAAACCTAGCCTATTCCGTCATGTTGGAGCAGTTGTTTTAGGGGCTTTACTGCTCACTTCTTGGGATTTTGTGCTTGACCCCGCAATGAGTCAAACATCCCTTCCCTTCTGGTATTGGCAACAACCTGGGGCTTTCTTTGGAATGCCTTATCAGAACTTTGCTGGTTGGATGGGTACTGGTTCGTTATTTATGACTGTAGCGGCTTTGTTATGGAGTAAAAACCCGATCAAGCTAGAGCATTATCAATTGAATGTGCCTTTATTAGTTTATTTAGGTAACTTTGGTTTTGCAACAGTGATGAGTTTGGCTGCTGGGTTTCCTATCCCGGTATTGCTAGGTGTGTTGCTGGGTGTAGCTCCGGCTGTGCTGCTGTGGTATAAAGGTTCTAGTGCATCTGCAACAGTGAATATTGAAGCGGCTACAAAAGAAGTTGCTGTTGCTAATGTGAAAGTTGCTTTTAAATAA
- the rpmA gene encoding 50S ribosomal protein L27 has translation MAHKKGTGSTRNGRDSNAQRLGVKRYGGQTVRAGNILVRQRGTKVHPGNNVGIGSDDTLFALIDGVVTFERRGKSQKKVSVYAVAVEVVEAVAS, from the coding sequence ATGGCTCATAAGAAGGGAACTGGTAGTACGCGTAACGGACGCGATTCTAATGCTCAACGTCTTGGTGTAAAGCGTTATGGTGGGCAAACTGTACGCGCAGGTAATATTCTAGTCCGTCAACGTGGTACTAAGGTTCACCCTGGCAACAACGTTGGTATTGGTAGTGATGATACATTGTTTGCTTTGATTGATGGTGTAGTAACCTTTGAAAGAAGAGGTAAAAGCCAGAAGAAAGTTAGCGTTTATGCAGTAGCTGTAGAAGTTGTAGAAGCTGTAGCCAGCTAG
- the rplU gene encoding 50S ribosomal protein L21 produces MTYAIIETGGKQMKVEAGRFYDIELLTAEPDEKVTINAVLLVHHEGALSIGQPLVEGATVEGTIMRHFRGRKVLVYKMKPKKKTRKKRGHRQEITRFLINSINLNGEVLAYEEAPTSPELPVIDSGDSDFVAETAAELSEES; encoded by the coding sequence ATGACTTACGCGATTATTGAAACCGGCGGTAAACAAATGAAAGTAGAAGCAGGTCGCTTTTACGACATTGAACTACTAACCGCTGAACCAGATGAAAAAGTTACTATCAACGCAGTATTACTTGTACACCACGAAGGCGCACTTTCCATTGGCCAACCTTTAGTAGAAGGCGCAACAGTGGAAGGGACAATCATGCGACATTTCAGAGGTCGCAAAGTCCTGGTGTATAAGATGAAACCTAAAAAGAAAACCCGCAAAAAACGGGGACATCGCCAGGAAATCACCAGATTTTTGATTAATTCTATCAATCTTAACGGCGAAGTTTTAGCTTACGAAGAAGCGCCAACTAGTCCTGAACTTCCAGTTATTGATAGTGGTGATAGCGACTTCGTGGCAGAAACCGCAGCAGAATTATCTGAAGAATCGTAA
- the tnpA gene encoding IS200/IS605 family transposase codes for MLTQEDYKTHNHVKFLVNYHFVWIPKRRKKVLVGEIATRARQIFAELAIEKGWDILALEVAPDHIHLFISVKPTDTPHLVIKAFKGRSSFYLRKEFPQLKKLPSLWTSSYFISTAGNVSSESVRRYIEDPHHG; via the coding sequence ATGTTAACGCAAGAAGACTATAAAACCCACAACCACGTTAAATTCCTGGTTAATTACCATTTTGTTTGGATACCTAAACGACGGAAAAAAGTTTTAGTAGGAGAAATAGCAACAAGAGCGAGACAGATTTTTGCTGAACTGGCTATAGAAAAAGGTTGGGATATTTTAGCTTTAGAAGTAGCTCCAGACCATATCCACTTATTTATTAGCGTTAAGCCCACAGATACCCCACATTTAGTTATCAAGGCATTTAAAGGTCGTTCTAGCTTCTACTTGAGAAAAGAATTTCCCCAATTAAAAAAACTACCGTCTCTTTGGACAAGTAGTTATTTTATAAGCACCGCAGGGAATGTTAGTAGCGAATCCGTGAGGAGATATATTGAAGACCCGCATCACGGTTAA